GTTCGCCGTCGAGCTGGACCGGTTCGCGCCTGAGCGTCCGGCGGTCCATCTTGTGCACCCATTTGCCGTCGTCGCGCCGGCGAAAGCTCAGCTCCGCCACGTGACGCAAAATCTCAGGCGCCGCGAGCGTCTCGCCCGGGAGCAGGCGGAATGCGGCAACCGCGTCGTCCAGCGATTCGTACACGGACGCAGGACGATCGGCGATCGCGGCCAGCGCCGCGACCGCGCGCTCCGGGTAGGCCGGTATCGAGTCGATCGCGACCATCGCGCGGAGCCGATCGCTATGCTCGGCCGCGAAGACCATCGCGCTATGCCCGCCCATCGAATGACCCACCAATACCGGCGCACCCAGACCCCAGCCGGCGATCACGGCCTCGAGATCAGCGGCATAGTGACGCGAGCCGTAGGCCCACTCGGCGCTCCACGGACTGTCGCCATGGCCGCGCTGGTCGAGCGCGAGCACGTGGAAACGGCCGATCAGCGCGGGCGCGACAAAATCCCACCATCGCGCATGCGCTGCGCCGCCATGAATCAGCAGCATCGGCGGCCGGCCCTCGCCTCCGTAGTCGAGACAGCTGAGC
This genomic interval from Candidatus Binataceae bacterium contains the following:
- a CDS encoding alpha/beta hydrolase; amino-acid sequence: MEHRKLRKFRGRGIELSCLDYGGEGRPPMLLIHGGAAHARWWDFVAPALIGRFHVLALDQRGHGDSPWSAEWAYGSRHYAADLEAVIAGWGLGAPVLVGHSMGGHSAMVFAAEHSDRLRAMVAIDSIPAYPERAVAALAAIADRPASVYESLDDAVAAFRLLPGETLAAPEILRHVAELSFRRRDDGKWVHKMDRRTLRREPVQLDGELARIRCPALLIKAAESPVLSVSFARAMAARMARGRMVLLENSNHHAPIDNPAGLVAAMTAFLDEVARAAT